In Eschrichtius robustus isolate mEscRob2 chromosome 11, mEscRob2.pri, whole genome shotgun sequence, the following proteins share a genomic window:
- the SELENOH gene encoding selenoprotein H isoform X2, with amino-acid sequence MASRGRKRKAEAALAAAAEKREKPASSQKGVEEASVVIEHCMSURVYGRNAAALSQALRLEAPELPVKVNPTKPRRGSFEVTLLRPDGSSAELWTGIKKGPPRKLKFPEPQEPLSLVMLEHL; translated from the exons ATGGCTTCCCGCGGGAGGAAGCGGAAGGCCGAGGCGGCGCTGGCCGCAGCGGCCGAGAAGCGGGAGAAGCCGGCTagcagccagaagggagtggaggaGGCGAGCGTCGTTATCGAGCATTG CATGAGCTGACGCGTCTACGGGCGCAACGCCGCGGCCCTGAGCCAGGCGCTGCGCCTGGAGGCCCCGGAGCTTCCAGTGAAGGTGAACCCTACCAAGCCCCGGAGGGGCAGCTTCGAGGTGACACTGCTGCGACCCGACGGCAGCA GTGCGGAGCTCTGGACTGGGATTAAGAAGGGGCCCCCACGCAAACTCAAGTTCCCTGAGCCTCAAGAG CCTCTGTCCCTGGTGATGTTGGAGCATTTATGA
- the TMX2 gene encoding thioredoxin-related transmembrane protein 2 isoform X1 codes for MAVLAPLIALVYSVPRLSRWLARPYYLLSALLSAAFLLVRKLPPVCHSLPTQREDGNPCDFDWREVEILMFLSAIVMMKNRRSITVEQHIGNIFMFSKVANAILFFRLDIRMGLLYLTLCIVFLMTCKPPLYMGPEYIKYFNDKTMDEELEQDKRVTWIVEFFANWSNDCQSFAPIYADLSLKYNCTGLNFGKVDVGRYTDVSTRYKVSMSPLTKQLPTLILFQGGKEVMRRPQIDKKGRAVSWTFSEENVIREFNLNELYQRAKKLSKVGDNIPEEHPVAPVPTAVPDEESKKDK; via the exons ATGGCGGTCCTGGCACCTTTAATTGCTCTAGTGTATTCAGTGCCGCGACTTTCACGATGGCTGGCCCGACCTTACTACCTTCTGTCAGCCCTGCTCTCTGCTGCCTTTCTACTCGTGAGGAAGCTGCCCCCTGTCTGCCACAGTCTCCCTACGCAACGCGAAGACGGTAACCCGTGTGACTTTGACTGG AGAGAAGTAGAGATCCTGATGTTCCTTAGTGCCATTGTAATGATGAAGAACCGCAGATCCA TCACCGTGGAGCAACATATAGGCAACATCTTCATGTTTAGTAAAGTGGCCAATGCAATTCTTTTCTTCCGCCTGGATATTCGCATGGGCCTGCTTTATCTCACACTCTGCATAG TGTTCCTGATGACATGCAAACCCCCATTGTATATGGGCCCTGAGTACATCAAGTACTTCAATGATAAAACCATGGAT GAAGAGCTGGAGCAGGACAAGAGGGTCACTTGGATCGTGGAGTTCTTTGCCAATTGGTCTAATGACTGCCAGTCATTTGCTCCTATCTACGCCGATCTCTCCCTCAA GTACAACTGTACAGGGCTAAATTTTGGGAAGGTGGACGTTGGACGCTACACTGATGTTAGTACACG GTACAAAGTGAGCATGTCACCCCTCACCAAGCAGCTCCCTACCCTGATCCTATTCCAAGGTGGAAAGGAGGTCATGCGGCGGCCACAGATCGACAAAAAAGGACGAGCTGTCTCTTGGACTTTCTCTGAG GAGAATGTGATCCGAGAATTCAACTTGAATGAGCTATATCAACGGGCCAAGAAGCTATCAAAGGTTGGAGATAATATCCCCGAGGAGCACCCTGTGGCCCCGGTGCCCACTGCAGTGCCAGATGAGGAGAGCAAGAAGGACAAATAG
- the TMX2 gene encoding thioredoxin-related transmembrane protein 2 isoform X2, translated as MAVLAPLIALVYSVPRLSRWLARPYYLLSALLSAAFLLVRKLPPVCHSLPTQREDGNPCDFDWREVEILMFLSAIVMMKNRRSMFLMTCKPPLYMGPEYIKYFNDKTMDEELEQDKRVTWIVEFFANWSNDCQSFAPIYADLSLKYNCTGLNFGKVDVGRYTDVSTRYKVSMSPLTKQLPTLILFQGGKEVMRRPQIDKKGRAVSWTFSEENVIREFNLNELYQRAKKLSKVGDNIPEEHPVAPVPTAVPDEESKKDK; from the exons ATGGCGGTCCTGGCACCTTTAATTGCTCTAGTGTATTCAGTGCCGCGACTTTCACGATGGCTGGCCCGACCTTACTACCTTCTGTCAGCCCTGCTCTCTGCTGCCTTTCTACTCGTGAGGAAGCTGCCCCCTGTCTGCCACAGTCTCCCTACGCAACGCGAAGACGGTAACCCGTGTGACTTTGACTGG AGAGAAGTAGAGATCCTGATGTTCCTTAGTGCCATTGTAATGATGAAGAACCGCAGATCCA TGTTCCTGATGACATGCAAACCCCCATTGTATATGGGCCCTGAGTACATCAAGTACTTCAATGATAAAACCATGGAT GAAGAGCTGGAGCAGGACAAGAGGGTCACTTGGATCGTGGAGTTCTTTGCCAATTGGTCTAATGACTGCCAGTCATTTGCTCCTATCTACGCCGATCTCTCCCTCAA GTACAACTGTACAGGGCTAAATTTTGGGAAGGTGGACGTTGGACGCTACACTGATGTTAGTACACG GTACAAAGTGAGCATGTCACCCCTCACCAAGCAGCTCCCTACCCTGATCCTATTCCAAGGTGGAAAGGAGGTCATGCGGCGGCCACAGATCGACAAAAAAGGACGAGCTGTCTCTTGGACTTTCTCTGAG GAGAATGTGATCCGAGAATTCAACTTGAATGAGCTATATCAACGGGCCAAGAAGCTATCAAAGGTTGGAGATAATATCCCCGAGGAGCACCCTGTGGCCCCGGTGCCCACTGCAGTGCCAGATGAGGAGAGCAAGAAGGACAAATAG
- the BTBD18 gene encoding BTB/POZ domain-containing protein 18, with translation MCSSASPKILYRNPRFLRLAFLQLHHQQQSGVFCDVLLQAEGEAVPAHCCILSACSPFFTERLERERPAQGRKVVLELGGLKIRTLRKLVDFLYTSEMEVSREEAQDVLSAARQLRVSELESLQLEGGKLVKAPQGRRLNRECLQPPSAAAISARVVASIRRPRTPLPVTQTPCPLGAVRLKSSGKEEGAQEKNNRQNTENLSGTLLLKRKARACPTPQEKSSSPSSHSQGPKENKSYPALGPTALSPPSLYPSVDERILPRKIRLSRAKLSPDVCTSEPASLLSGPSSVPPAPGRRLWRQKSINKEAPEDEQKTGRTSPLHSTPSQSGLGKSGGNKKRSPEVRASNSDSAEEGQVGRVKLRKIVNGTCWEVVQEPPLKSSQDSPQIPEPEDSEEPPGTQPSSGNEQEVSSASTDLCEDFPTCSRLQGILLSAGHSPYNPVVNSEFGSSPELIGEAPGLDIDCREPYAFDTALLGQPCEAEEYRITSAAAASELEEILDFMLCGSDIEPPIGSLESPRAEGCRTPSYHLTETGKNWIEGEEWCLPDVELWPREITGLEKEPAGENKGPIEPFSPLVMPSENREPIEPRSPLVMASEVSEGEVLSVGGSWTADLEIPSSQPLDGQRDKLLHLNSLNPPQRSYGDLSPPCSSWVETGLEVSLTTDEVLYPAPEASKEGFGNSELLDPLPASPEEEEIDVVDSMSEGIVPMSIPSVWPDPSSESETEVDILT, from the exons ATGTGCTCTTCTGCCAGTCCCAAAATCCTGTACAGGAATCCCCGGTTCCTCCGGCTAGCTTTTCTGCAGCTTCATCACCAGCAACAGAGTGGTGTGTTCTGTGATGTCCTTCTGCAGGCAGAAG GCGAGGCAGTCCCAGCCCATTGCTGCATCCTTTCGGCCTGCAGCCCCTTCTTCACAGAGCGCCTGGAGCGGGAGAGGCCAGCTCAGGGTCGGAAGGTGGTGCTCGAGCTGGGGGGCCTGAAGATCAGGACACTTAGGAAGCTGGTGGACTTCCTATATACCTCAGAGATGGAAGTATCTCGAGAAGAAGCCCAGGATGTGCTTTCTGCTGCCCGTCAGCTCCGTGTATCTGAGCTAGAATCCCTTCAGCTAGAGGGTGGGAAGTTGGTGAAGGCCCCTCAGGGTCGAAGACTGAACAGGGAGTGCCTACAACCTCCAAGTGCTGCTGCCATCTCTGCCAGGGTGGTGGCATCCATTCGCCGCCCTCGAACTCCACTGCCTGTTACCCAGACTCCCTGTCCTCTTGGGGCAGTGAGACTGAAGTCctcggggaaggaggagggggcccAGGAGAAGAACAACCGACAGAACACAGAGAACTTGTCTGGCACTCTTCTGCTCAAGAGGAAGGCCAGAGCCTGCCCAACTCCACAGGAGAAAAGCTCTTCACCGTCAAGCCACAGTCAGGGACCTAAAGAGAACAAAAGTTACCCTGCCCTTGGTCCTACAGCACTTTCCCCACCCAGCTTGTACCCCTCTGTGGACGAGCGAATATTGCCCAGAAAGATCAGGCTGAGCCGCGCAAAGCTGTCTCCTGACGTCTGTACATCCGAGCCTGCCAGCCTTTTAAGTGGACCCAGCTCagtacccccagcccctggccggCGTCTTTGGCGGCAGAAGAGTATAAATAAAGAAGCACCGGAAGACGAACAGAAAACAGGGCGAACTAGTCCTCTACATAGTACCCCGAGCCAATCTGGTCTTGGAAAGTCGGGTGGGAACAAGAAGCGGAGCCCTGAAGTCAGGGCGTCTAACTCCGACTCTGCAGAGGAGGGGCAGGTTGGCAGAGTGAAACTTCGCAAGATTGTCAACGGGACCTGCTGGGAGGTAGTTCAAGAGCCTCCCCTCAAAAGCTCTCAAGACAGCCCTCAGATCCCAGAACCTGAAGACTCGGAAGAGCCTCCAGGGACTCAGCCGTCCTCAGGTAACGAGCAGGAAGTGTCATCTGCTAGCACAGACCTGTGTGAGGACTTCCCCACGTGCTCTAGGCTACAAGGCATTCTCCTCTCTGCTGGCCACTCCCCATACAACCCAGTGGTGAATTCCGAGTTCGGGTCCAGTCCAGAGCTGATAGGGGAGGCACCGGGATTGGATATTGACTGCAGAGAGCCCTATGCATTTGACACAGCCCTGCTCGGGCAGCCGTGTGAGGCTGAGGAGTACCGAATCACGAGTGCTGCTGCCGCCAGTGAGCTGGAGGAAATCCTGGACTTCATGCTCTGTGGCTCAGACATCGAGCCACCCATAGGGTCTCTGGAGAGTCCCCGGGCTGAGGGCTGCAGGACCCCTAGTTATCACCTGACAGAAACAGGAAAGAACTGGATTGAAGGGGAAGAATGGTGTTTGCCAGATGTGGAGCTCTGGCCCAGGGAAATCACAGGATTGGAAAAGGAACCTGCTGGTGAGAACAAAGGGCCAATTGAGCCTTTTAGCCCCCTTGTCATGCCCTCTGAGAACAGAGAGCCAATTGAACCCCGCAGCCCCCTTGTCATGGCCTCTGAGGTGAGTGAAGGGGAGGTGCTTTCAGTGGGAGGCTCCTGGACTGCAGACCTGGAAATTCCCAGCTCCCAGCCACTGGATGGTCAGAGAGACAAACTTCTCCACCTCAACTCCCTTAACCCTCCCCAAAGGTCCTATGGGGACCTCTCACCTCCCTGTTCAAGCTGGGTGGAGACTGGGCTGGAAGTGTCCCTAACTACGGATGAAGTATTATACCCTGCTCCAGAGGCAAGCAAGGAGGGATTTGGCAACTCTGAGTTGTTGGATCCACTTCCTGCTAGCCCTGAAGAGGAAGAGATTGATGTGGTGGACTCGATGTCAGAGGGGATTGTGCCCATGAGTATTCCCTCCGTGTGGCCCGACCCTTCCTCAGAGTCAGAAACAGAGGTGGACATACTAACGTAG
- the SELENOH gene encoding selenoprotein H isoform X1 translates to MASRGRKRKAEAALAAAAEKREKPASSQKGVEEASVVIEHCMSURVYGRNAAALSQALRLEAPELPVKVNPTKPRRGSFEVTLLRPDGSSAELWTGIKKGPPRKLKFPEPQEVVNELKKYLS, encoded by the exons ATGGCTTCCCGCGGGAGGAAGCGGAAGGCCGAGGCGGCGCTGGCCGCAGCGGCCGAGAAGCGGGAGAAGCCGGCTagcagccagaagggagtggaggaGGCGAGCGTCGTTATCGAGCATTG CATGAGCTGACGCGTCTACGGGCGCAACGCCGCGGCCCTGAGCCAGGCGCTGCGCCTGGAGGCCCCGGAGCTTCCAGTGAAGGTGAACCCTACCAAGCCCCGGAGGGGCAGCTTCGAGGTGACACTGCTGCGACCCGACGGCAGCA GTGCGGAGCTCTGGACTGGGATTAAGAAGGGGCCCCCACGCAAACTCAAGTTCCCTGAGCCTCAAGAGGTGGTGAACGAGCTGAAGAAGTACCTTTCGTAG